The following are from one region of the Rhodopirellula sp. P2 genome:
- a CDS encoding SDR family oxidoreductase encodes MSKSLLIVGCGYLGLRVGRLAQQLGWHVAATTRTRFETLAAEGFTPIAFDWNDSRTLQHLPAATHVLIAVAYDRNSRVERFASQVDGLARLVRHLDQGRSPDQSPDVCYISTTGVYHQSGGMWVDETSPTQPSREGGKAHLAAEAQLRSLRFGRPTTTLRLAGIYGPGRVPRAADVIAGRPIASPASGHLNLIHVDDAATAVMNNFDSQRFDERSRCPLYVVSDDEPVVRREFYRQIARDTRSPKPTFVEPDADSGVRFRSETDKRIWNRRVRRDLIPAMKFPTYRQGLHDVLADLTPTR; translated from the coding sequence ATGTCAAAATCGTTGCTCATCGTCGGTTGCGGGTACCTCGGTTTGCGAGTCGGACGACTGGCCCAACAATTGGGATGGCACGTCGCCGCGACCACCCGAACGCGGTTCGAGACGCTCGCCGCCGAAGGATTCACCCCCATCGCCTTTGATTGGAACGATTCGCGGACGCTGCAGCATTTACCAGCGGCGACCCACGTTCTGATCGCGGTGGCGTACGACCGAAACAGTCGCGTGGAACGGTTTGCGTCTCAAGTTGACGGGTTGGCACGCTTGGTTCGCCACTTGGACCAAGGCCGATCGCCGGATCAGTCGCCCGATGTTTGCTACATCAGCACAACCGGGGTCTACCATCAATCCGGTGGCATGTGGGTCGACGAAACATCGCCCACCCAACCTTCGCGAGAGGGCGGCAAAGCTCACTTGGCCGCGGAAGCCCAACTCCGATCGCTTCGATTCGGTCGCCCAACGACGACCTTGCGTTTAGCGGGAATCTATGGCCCCGGACGAGTCCCGCGGGCAGCCGATGTGATCGCTGGTCGCCCGATCGCCTCTCCAGCGAGCGGGCACCTGAACCTGATCCATGTCGACGACGCTGCAACCGCTGTCATGAACAACTTTGACAGCCAACGCTTCGATGAGCGTTCACGCTGCCCGCTGTACGTGGTCAGCGACGATGAACCGGTCGTGCGACGCGAGTTCTATCGCCAGATCGCTCGAGACACACGATCCCCCAAGCCAACCTTTGTCGAGCCGGATGCGGATTCAGGAGTTCGTTTCCGTAGCGAAACCGACAAACGCATTTGGAACCGTCGCGTTCGCCGCGACTTGATTCCGGCGATGAAGTTCCCAACTTATCGTCAGGGACTCCACGACGTTCTCGCCGATCTCACGCCAACTCGTTGA
- a CDS encoding PDZ domain-containing protein — MEIDMQNTARKSLKQALTSLATVAIVAASITGPASAQEEASVPAWLQERLVERVMHRRDNGEMMQLVRPIAERAADGVVGVICGGRPVSLGTVVAKSSLMGGAAVATTDAYVITKRSELSNDPIRVRLRDGRMFPARVAAVRRRSDLALLVIERDHTGTLPMLRPVTLTSSVPVVGSFLISPDRTNRVIGLGVMGAGPRRVEHRGMLGVQLNPNASTAGAQVEQILPNSSASEAGLESGDRIIAINGQMQNNKDAVMSTLRRMFPGEIVQLTIVRDGDTKELSAKMREASIVTESENDARVNGARNIRLSGFEEVLQHDTVLNPDQCGGPLLNSDGQVIGINIARAGRVVSYALPSSLVSVEVSSMIAEAGGK; from the coding sequence GTGGAGATTGACATGCAGAACACAGCTCGAAAGTCACTGAAGCAAGCGCTCACGTCTCTGGCGACGGTGGCGATCGTTGCCGCGTCGATCACAGGGCCTGCGTCAGCGCAAGAAGAAGCGTCCGTGCCGGCTTGGTTGCAAGAACGCTTGGTCGAACGCGTCATGCACCGCCGTGACAATGGTGAGATGATGCAGTTGGTGCGTCCGATCGCCGAGCGTGCGGCAGATGGCGTGGTCGGCGTGATCTGCGGTGGGCGTCCGGTTTCGCTGGGAACCGTGGTCGCAAAATCCAGCTTGATGGGCGGTGCGGCGGTGGCAACGACCGATGCCTACGTGATCACCAAACGCAGCGAATTGTCCAACGACCCGATTCGTGTTCGACTGCGTGACGGCCGAATGTTTCCGGCGCGAGTTGCCGCGGTCAGACGGCGAAGCGATTTGGCGTTGCTGGTGATCGAACGCGACCACACGGGCACGTTGCCGATGCTTCGCCCGGTGACGTTGACCTCCTCGGTTCCTGTCGTCGGCAGCTTTTTGATTAGCCCGGATCGAACCAATCGAGTCATCGGTTTGGGCGTCATGGGGGCGGGACCACGCCGCGTCGAACATCGCGGGATGCTGGGCGTGCAGTTGAACCCCAATGCCTCCACCGCAGGCGCACAAGTCGAACAGATCCTTCCCAACAGCAGTGCGTCGGAAGCCGGATTGGAATCGGGGGACCGGATCATTGCGATCAACGGGCAAATGCAAAACAACAAAGACGCGGTGATGTCGACTTTGCGAAGGATGTTCCCTGGCGAGATCGTTCAGTTGACCATTGTTCGCGACGGTGACACCAAGGAGTTGTCCGCGAAGATGCGGGAAGCATCGATTGTCACCGAATCAGAAAACGACGCTCGCGTGAATGGAGCCCGCAACATTCGGCTGTCTGGGTTCGAAGAGGTCTTGCAGCACGACACGGTGTTGAACCCCGACCAATGTGGCGGGCCGTTGCTCAACAGTGACGGCCAGGTCATCGGAATCAACATCGCTCGCGCCGGTCGAGTGGTCAGCTACGCGCTGCCTTCCTCGTTGGTCTCGGTGGAAGTGTCCAGCATGATCGCGGAAGCGGGTGGGAAGTGA
- a CDS encoding trypsin-like peptidase domain-containing protein, which yields MNHAMPFHDTLGLRLFASCFLFALAMPHSVSSAQIVSGVPSTFGGAPPLPPGAILVPPAQSVPRVVPSGPVTQNAFAQNSGSGALTDQTGGTFTEPPFELERLVEAGGIPTSLDQLRLLQRQQQRVAAAAEACTVSVQIGPAQGCGVIITSTGYVLTAAHVAMRPGKSAMLTLNDGRTVTAKTLGMNRSVDAGLMKIDPGQNARDATGREIGWPHASLGTSENLKSGMWCIATGHPGGYEADRGMVTRVGRILAVYPDRLVTDCALIGGDSGGPLFDLSGKLIAVHSRIGNDVADNLHVPVDHYNEHWDKMQGGNAWGFLPGFRPVLGIRGNSEGGIANVVRVGPGSPADQGGIREGDQVVTFGEVDITDFESLKSAVSDTMPGERVKIWLRRDGQPVKVIVEIGRGD from the coding sequence ATGAATCACGCGATGCCATTTCACGACACGCTCGGACTGAGGCTGTTTGCCAGTTGCTTTTTGTTCGCTCTGGCGATGCCTCACTCGGTGAGTTCTGCGCAGATTGTTTCGGGAGTGCCCTCGACCTTTGGCGGTGCGCCGCCTCTGCCACCTGGGGCGATTTTGGTGCCGCCGGCACAAAGCGTCCCCCGAGTGGTCCCGTCAGGTCCGGTCACGCAAAACGCGTTCGCCCAAAATTCTGGTTCCGGGGCTTTGACGGATCAAACGGGTGGCACCTTCACTGAGCCCCCGTTCGAATTGGAACGGTTGGTGGAAGCGGGGGGGATTCCGACATCATTGGATCAGTTGCGTTTGTTGCAGCGGCAACAGCAACGCGTCGCCGCCGCCGCGGAAGCTTGCACCGTCAGCGTTCAAATTGGGCCCGCCCAAGGTTGTGGCGTGATCATCACTTCCACCGGCTATGTCTTGACGGCAGCTCACGTGGCGATGCGTCCTGGCAAGTCCGCCATGCTGACGCTCAACGACGGTCGAACGGTCACCGCGAAAACGTTGGGAATGAACCGCAGCGTCGACGCGGGGCTGATGAAGATTGATCCCGGCCAGAACGCTCGCGATGCGACTGGTCGTGAAATCGGTTGGCCACATGCTTCGTTGGGAACCAGCGAGAATCTCAAGTCTGGCATGTGGTGCATCGCAACCGGGCATCCCGGCGGCTACGAAGCCGACCGCGGCATGGTGACACGGGTGGGCCGAATCTTGGCCGTCTATCCCGACCGATTGGTGACGGATTGTGCGTTGATCGGTGGCGACTCCGGCGGGCCGCTGTTCGATTTGTCGGGCAAACTGATTGCGGTGCACAGCCGGATCGGAAACGATGTCGCCGACAACTTGCACGTTCCCGTGGACCACTACAATGAGCACTGGGACAAGATGCAGGGCGGCAACGCTTGGGGATTCTTGCCGGGCTTTCGTCCGGTGCTGGGGATCCGGGGCAACAGCGAAGGCGGAATCGCCAACGTGGTGCGAGTCGGTCCGGGATCGCCCGCGGATCAGGGTGGCATTCGCGAGGGGGACCAAGTGGTGACCTTTGGCGAAGTGGACATCACCGATTTTGAATCATTGAAGTCCGCGGTGTCCGACACAATGCCCGGCGAACGAGTGAAAATTTGGCTGCGACGTGATGGCCAACCTGTCAAAGTGATTGTGGAGATTGGCCGTGGAGATTGA